The window CCTATAAGTCTATTTCAAGTTTCATCAATCCATTCCGAGCATCGGTCCGTTCCAAGCTCCATAAAAACCCGGTTGTGTTAAAAAATGTTCGTCTGGCTGTACTGGATTATTACTCTTACAATTGCTACCTATGCGTCCGTGTATGTTATTAAAAAAATGCCTGAAAACGGTTTTACCGTGCTGACGGCTTTCTATGTGGTTTATCTTGTGGCTTCCCAGGTCCTTGCCACGCGCATTATTGTATTTGACCTTGGTTTTTACTCTTTCTATGCTCCTGCGGCAGTTTTCATCTATCCTTTCATTGCGCAGGTCGTAGATATGATTAACGAGGTCTACGGGGAACGGAGGACGCATATCTCTATTTTCATAGCTTTTGCAACTCAGGTATTATTCGTGCTCTTCATAGGCATGGTCTCAAATCTCAGCCCTGCCCCTTTCTTTGAGCTGGAAGCTGCCTGGAAGAGTCTCTTTGGGCTGAGCATCAGGATTACAATCGCAAGCTGGGTTTCTTTTATGGTCTGTTCGAACCTTGACGCCTGGATCTTTGCATCCCTTAAAAAACGCTTTTTTGAAAAAGAAAAAAACTTCAAGCACGATACCATGATAAACCCCTACATCTGGCTCCGGTCAAGTGTAAGTGACATTGTTAACCTCACACTGGATTCTCTTATCTTTGTTTTTATTGCTTTTTATGGGGTTATGCCTGTTCTTCCTCTGGTTATAGGGCAGCTTATCAGTAAGAATGTAATCGGTTTTCTGGACAATCCCTGGTTTGTGCTCTACAAAAAAATGCTCGAAAAGTAAAATTAATGCTTAACGGGAAAAAAATGTAATATCTATTTGATCTCTATTTCAATTTTACTTTTTAAGCGATTTTACTTTTTAAGCGATTTTAACTTATATTTATCTTTTTCCGCTATTTTCCTGCCTTTTCT is drawn from Methanosarcina lacustris Z-7289 and contains these coding sequences:
- a CDS encoding queuosine precursor transporter, with protein sequence MFVWLYWIITLTIATYASVYVIKKMPENGFTVLTAFYVVYLVASQVLATRIIVFDLGFYSFYAPAAVFIYPFIAQVVDMINEVYGERRTHISIFIAFATQVLFVLFIGMVSNLSPAPFFELEAAWKSLFGLSIRITIASWVSFMVCSNLDAWIFASLKKRFFEKEKNFKHDTMINPYIWLRSSVSDIVNLTLDSLIFVFIAFYGVMPVLPLVIGQLISKNVIGFLDNPWFVLYKKMLEK